A single region of the Xenopus laevis strain J_2021 chromosome 4L, Xenopus_laevis_v10.1, whole genome shotgun sequence genome encodes:
- the LOC108714138 gene encoding leucine-rich repeat-containing protein 36 isoform X1, whose amino-acid sequence MAAVLLNQTEERAVWDSARNGGKLNLRMKEYETPEIYEKDFRRNSRTKSSAFEEKTSLNACPDTGKNSTTAGSRESERNLEQGDYFNSSSPSSKSLLQDYPQHQREQNDFEDGIEYRPLPSPTRSSLRSPNKDTTVRSKEGYRVKFADKNFSDLSPENEAPDKPLDNITRTRKPLYSSVESGGSAVPRDCRSQSFRNSSLTSTPLRSKITIDNERTKFSHVDGVDRYTEDLKDFPKSSDTNDHKFSSERLLRASTDLYVSTHLNDSPLPSNHLSALRKGFTDIPGIYTLPSKPALGLSHQFTGKERQSEYAVQKKTWQSDKDAVQKMDVLANGMKRSSSLNSLLTPKPVSSYADKYSDRLFGSAEYQEKDRPVSSETDSTIDILQQLMDLVDRYWNGSGSLLQNQRFLVPARELLSSYLLTNRNKTATPRTSYGVDKEYNSVDFLTEKLKNTIEENHMLQSKISKLESKAIDNGDKGFQSGSQDDLWHKYEKLSLQVESLQQQLKQAHKLHDTVNLLHDSQRSLVCTNEYLLQQLNKASPSYLSKAPSSAIKPRTSSDKYISSDSSDQSASSPVYSSGQYRIPERLSSCPL is encoded by the exons aaacagCAGAACAAAAAGTAGTGCATTTGAGGAAAAGACATCTCTCAATGCTTGCCCTGATACTGGAAAGAACAGTACAACCG CTGGCAGCAGGGAATCTGAGAGGAACCTTGAACAGGGAGATTATTTTAACAGCTCTTCACCTTCATCTAAATCATTG ttaCAAGATTATCCACAGCACCAACGAGAGCAAAATGACTTTGAGGATGGTATTG AATATCGACCATTACCATCCCCAACACGTTCATCTCTCCGCTCCCCAAACAAAGACACCACTGTACGGTCGAAAGAAGGTTACCGGGTTAAATTTGCAGACAAGAACTTTTCCGACCTCTCACCAGAAAATGAGGCACCAGACAAACCTCTAGACAACATAACCCGCACCAGAAAGCCACTTTATAGCAGCGTAGAAAGTGGAGGATCAGCTGTGCCCAGAGATTGCAGGTCACAAAGCTTCAGGAACAGCAGTCTCACCTCAACTCCTCTGAGATCCAAAATAACAATTGATAATGAGAGGACAAAGTTCAGTCATGTAGATGGTGTTGATAGATATACAGAGGACCTGAAGGATTTTCCCAAATCGTCTGACACAAATGATCACAAGTTCAGCAGTGAGAGATTGCTAAGAGCTAGTACAG ACTTGTATGTTTCCACCCACCTAAACGATTCCCCCTTGCCATCAAATCACCTGTCTGCTCTGAGGAAAGGATTTACAGACATTCCAGGGATTTACACTCTGCCCTCAAAACCAGCACTGGGACTATCTCACCAATTCACTGGTAAAGAAAGGCAATCAGAATACGCAGTCCAAAAGAAAACCTGGCAATCTGATAAAGATGCTGTTCAGAAAATGGATGTGCTGGCGAATGGAATGAAAAGATCCAGCAGCTTGAACAGTTTGTTAACTCCTAAACCTGTCAGCTCATATGCAGATAAATAT tcTGACAGATTGTTTGGTAGTGCTGAATACCAGGAAAAAGACAGACCAGTTTCTTCTGAAACAGATTCCACTATAGATATCCTGCAGCAGTTAATGGACCTAGTTGACCGCTACTGGAATGGTTCAGGTTCTCTCCTTCAGAATCAGAGGTTTTTGg TACCAGCACGTGAATTACTTTCCAGTTACCTTTTAACCAATCGCAATAAGACAGCAACTCCAAGAACTAGTTATGGAGTGGACAAAGAATATAATAGTGTG gatTTTTTGacggaaaaactgaaaaatactATTGAGGAAAACCACATGTTACAGTCAAAGATCTCAAAACTGGAAAGCAAGGCAATTGATAATGGAGACAAAGgatttcagtctggatctcaag ACGATTTGTGGCACAAGTATGAGAAGTTGAGCCTCCAAGTGGAATCTCTACAGCAGCAGCTTAAACAGGCTCATAAACTGCACGACACAGTCAATCTTTTGCATGACAGTCAAAG GTCTTTAGTGTGCACTAATGAATATCTTCTGCAACAACTAAATAAAGCCTCACCAAGCTACTTGTCTAAAGCCCCATCTTCTGCTATCAAACCAAGGACCAGCTCAGATAAATATATTTCCTCTGATAGTAGCGATCAGTCTGCCTCATCACCTGTGTACAGTTCTGGGCAATATCGAATCCCAGAGAGACTAAGCAGTTGCCCACTATAA
- the LOC108714138 gene encoding leucine-rich repeat-containing protein 36 isoform X2, which yields MAAVLLNQTEERAVWDSARNGGKLNLRMKEYETPEIYEKDFRRNSRTKSSAFEEKTSLNACPDTGKNSTTAGSRESERNLEQGDYFNSSSPSSKSLLQDYPQHQREQNDFEDEYRPLPSPTRSSLRSPNKDTTVRSKEGYRVKFADKNFSDLSPENEAPDKPLDNITRTRKPLYSSVESGGSAVPRDCRSQSFRNSSLTSTPLRSKITIDNERTKFSHVDGVDRYTEDLKDFPKSSDTNDHKFSSERLLRASTDLYVSTHLNDSPLPSNHLSALRKGFTDIPGIYTLPSKPALGLSHQFTGKERQSEYAVQKKTWQSDKDAVQKMDVLANGMKRSSSLNSLLTPKPVSSYADKYSDRLFGSAEYQEKDRPVSSETDSTIDILQQLMDLVDRYWNGSGSLLQNQRFLVPARELLSSYLLTNRNKTATPRTSYGVDKEYNSVDFLTEKLKNTIEENHMLQSKISKLESKAIDNGDKGFQSGSQDDLWHKYEKLSLQVESLQQQLKQAHKLHDTVNLLHDSQRSLVCTNEYLLQQLNKASPSYLSKAPSSAIKPRTSSDKYISSDSSDQSASSPVYSSGQYRIPERLSSCPL from the exons aaacagCAGAACAAAAAGTAGTGCATTTGAGGAAAAGACATCTCTCAATGCTTGCCCTGATACTGGAAAGAACAGTACAACCG CTGGCAGCAGGGAATCTGAGAGGAACCTTGAACAGGGAGATTATTTTAACAGCTCTTCACCTTCATCTAAATCATTG ttaCAAGATTATCCACAGCACCAACGAGAGCAAAATGACTTTGAGGATG AATATCGACCATTACCATCCCCAACACGTTCATCTCTCCGCTCCCCAAACAAAGACACCACTGTACGGTCGAAAGAAGGTTACCGGGTTAAATTTGCAGACAAGAACTTTTCCGACCTCTCACCAGAAAATGAGGCACCAGACAAACCTCTAGACAACATAACCCGCACCAGAAAGCCACTTTATAGCAGCGTAGAAAGTGGAGGATCAGCTGTGCCCAGAGATTGCAGGTCACAAAGCTTCAGGAACAGCAGTCTCACCTCAACTCCTCTGAGATCCAAAATAACAATTGATAATGAGAGGACAAAGTTCAGTCATGTAGATGGTGTTGATAGATATACAGAGGACCTGAAGGATTTTCCCAAATCGTCTGACACAAATGATCACAAGTTCAGCAGTGAGAGATTGCTAAGAGCTAGTACAG ACTTGTATGTTTCCACCCACCTAAACGATTCCCCCTTGCCATCAAATCACCTGTCTGCTCTGAGGAAAGGATTTACAGACATTCCAGGGATTTACACTCTGCCCTCAAAACCAGCACTGGGACTATCTCACCAATTCACTGGTAAAGAAAGGCAATCAGAATACGCAGTCCAAAAGAAAACCTGGCAATCTGATAAAGATGCTGTTCAGAAAATGGATGTGCTGGCGAATGGAATGAAAAGATCCAGCAGCTTGAACAGTTTGTTAACTCCTAAACCTGTCAGCTCATATGCAGATAAATAT tcTGACAGATTGTTTGGTAGTGCTGAATACCAGGAAAAAGACAGACCAGTTTCTTCTGAAACAGATTCCACTATAGATATCCTGCAGCAGTTAATGGACCTAGTTGACCGCTACTGGAATGGTTCAGGTTCTCTCCTTCAGAATCAGAGGTTTTTGg TACCAGCACGTGAATTACTTTCCAGTTACCTTTTAACCAATCGCAATAAGACAGCAACTCCAAGAACTAGTTATGGAGTGGACAAAGAATATAATAGTGTG gatTTTTTGacggaaaaactgaaaaatactATTGAGGAAAACCACATGTTACAGTCAAAGATCTCAAAACTGGAAAGCAAGGCAATTGATAATGGAGACAAAGgatttcagtctggatctcaag ACGATTTGTGGCACAAGTATGAGAAGTTGAGCCTCCAAGTGGAATCTCTACAGCAGCAGCTTAAACAGGCTCATAAACTGCACGACACAGTCAATCTTTTGCATGACAGTCAAAG GTCTTTAGTGTGCACTAATGAATATCTTCTGCAACAACTAAATAAAGCCTCACCAAGCTACTTGTCTAAAGCCCCATCTTCTGCTATCAAACCAAGGACCAGCTCAGATAAATATATTTCCTCTGATAGTAGCGATCAGTCTGCCTCATCACCTGTGTACAGTTCTGGGCAATATCGAATCCCAGAGAGACTAAGCAGTTGCCCACTATAA